In the Pocillopora verrucosa isolate sample1 chromosome 4, ASM3666991v2, whole genome shotgun sequence genome, GATTTTATGTtactatatatatttttttattaaatctgcTGTTAccttaaataagttaatttctcaaataaattgcaaatcaaaatacaaatattttgttaccTTCTATAATTTAGGACGTAACGAGGACAAAATCAAGGGGATACTGCCTATTGATTTGCAACGTTTTGAACAAGGGCTTGTAGAACCACAGCTCTAGcctgggaagggggggggggcactgtcgtcatcatcatcatgatgATTactatcatcattatcaccatcaGCTGTGTCGAGTTCATCTCCTCGTAAAACACAAATGTTATCTAGCACGCATCATGCAATGATAGTGTCTGGTATTGTCACTGTCCCGCTAGGCGCCTTAGTAAAAACCCTCCATCTTCCTTTGGTCATACCAAATGGGTGTTCGGATACTGTTCTCGCCTTAGATACCTCTCGGTTAAACTTCCCCTAGTGGTGCGTAAGACAATCAGTATCCTTACATGGTACATGGACATGGGTTACATGGTCGGATAAGCCAGCGTTTGGTTGGTTAAGCAGTGTCTCCCACGATAAGAGGGCGCACTACAGTTCCGCCCAAGTCAAATGTGGGTTCCATCAGGATATTCTCCTCTTCAACAGCCCAATAAACGTCAGTTAAACGTAGCATGCGAGCATCATGTAGACTTCCAGGAAAACCAGTGGCAACAGATAGTTTGAGGCCAGAGGCATCAACTATTTCCTGAActaaaaaactgaagaaatgttTACGGTTAAATTAGTCTTCGTGGTTAACTTTCGGGGCCTTATAGTCACATGGCTTTCATCTATTGTTCCAACTACATTGTCGTAAAATAAGCAGGAAAATCACTGAAAGTAAGCTTATTAGATCTCTATTCGTGACATTCATGTTCCTCTGCACTTTTCCTACCAATTTGCAAGGTCAGTGAACTCATATCTAATTCTATTTAACCCTGAGAGAGTCTTTTATGGTCTAACCGTATATATCCCAAGGGTAACATGAAACCTGAGCTTAACCAAACCAAAGCCATTTACCCTCCGTAAGCCCCTAAACCCATGGTGTGTGTAACCACTACTGATGGGTCGAGTTCTGTCGTGCctactaaaaacaaaatacttagGATCTTGAGTAGTTCCTACACGAGACGGCGACGCCAATAGTTCTATAATGGCGACCTTTATAGATGTAAGGAACCTTCTCTGTTTTACTGTACGTGGGAAACTTCTCCAAATATTCTGAATTCCCACATGGATAATTCGATCAATTAGACTTAGACGCGATGAATGAGACCGAATGCGAAGTTGAATTTCGCTttggaaaaaactgaaattttatctCTTGCAAAAGAGCTGAAGATTCCGTTTGTTTGCCACTAAGGTACAAAGTCATGGAAAACCAATTTGAGCCATCCAGCGGAAAACCGTGGTAAAATGAACATCTTAGTTTCAATTTAACAGTCTAAGAACGAGAGCGAGCATTAGACCATTCTATTGTTCCTTAGGTAGGACTCCatacttttgaataaagggggtaggtttcctaagaaaccgtggtgctgcgtcggtgggagagtatagcacaCTGTAAAATGCAGAGAGCTAAATTGACCCCAAAAGCCAAATTGCCCCCAGTGTCTTGAAGGCCAATTTGGCCCCTTGAGGTTCGTTTGGACTTTTTAAGCCAAAACGGGTCGGACAGGTACCATTTTGAcccctccaaaatctgaattggccAAATGAGTTCTACTTTGGAACTTTTGCTCAATTTGGCCCTTCCAAGAGCCAGGTAGGATTTAACAATCTGGCCCCAACAAGATGAAATTCttgaaatgactgaaaataaacCCAACATTGTCAACAATTTTGGTTACGTGGAAGTCCCATCACGACTTGAATGAGACAAGGACAGGGATTCGGGATGTTATAAATAGGGGCCCTATACTGGTAAAAGTTGAAACTGCGGAAAATCTTAAACTATCGATTGGCTTACTCAACTTTATGCGgtgaattttttaatgagtaaaattttgttgtaaaaggGATTTCTCCCCAAAATCCGTCCTTCTTTTGCTAGTGCGTCTTAGCAGTTCCTTCTGCGTGTCACATTAGTCGAACCTAGACCGCGTGCGTCAGACACGATTATGAATTGTAGCAGCGAATTCATCTTTGAAGAGGCTGTTCTTAGCTCCAGTCACATGAAATGAGACTTAAGAAAGGAcaggtaaggaaaaaaaatttgcttagCAACACGTTTCATTGCAACTTTACATACACAAACTTGACCGCTCCATTGATCTTTGTTCGTATCTTATATTACAGAAAACGACGGTTGCGATGGCCAAGATCTCCTTGCCATTTTCCAAGATGAAGGCGAACTAAGGCAGTACTTCCTTATTATAAAGGAGCATCTAAAGTTCAAGACATTGATTGCAATGAACGCTGAACCTAAAGATTACACGAGTTCTTCGTCGTTACGATTATTAATTTCCCATCAGAGAATTTGATGCATGCAAGGTTCGCCTTTTCTCCTGAGCCTTGTTGAGTCTCAGAGGTTTCACAACTACGGACATGTGTCCTAATTTTGGCACCAAGAGATAGAGACGGTTACAGTTCGAATACTACGTTTGCTCCAGGTGGACTTAACttatttcaagattctctgatttCAGGATTTCTCAGtctgaattcttaatctttttctcGAAAAGCGGATTAACTTatatttttatgtctatgtcTTTGTTCGTATCCACTTAAGCTTAATTTAAGCTCTTTCAGCGTGCAGAATCAAGCCCTTCGAGTAAGACGTTTCAAACGTCGATTGATGATTCAGAAAACATCagcgattatgaaaatttaaaagtgacATCAGCACCGAAAGAAAAGGGTAAATCGCCTAAGgaagttttaagtaaaattagcgactctacgtacaaaatgttatacagtagtgacggcttatgtccacgtttttatggcttacctaaaattcataaaccgagaattcctttgagacccattgtctcttttgttaattctccgacttatgcaatttctggttatcttgcgagaattttgtcgcctgttgttgggaatactgattacaatgtaaaaatttcctgcaaatttgcggatttcatgagagataaaactcttaacgcttgtgaagaattattATCTTTCGActttgtttcgctcttcactaagatcccagttgatcttgccgttaaggttgcgaAGGAGAGACTCCAAGAAGATGCTTCCCTAAGACAAAGGACgtctttgcctgtggaggatattattcatctgctgtctttttgcctcaaaaccacgcaatttgcaTATAACGGCActtactatcaacaagtttttggtacagctatgggttcgcccaTCTCCGCTGTCATTCCTAACATGGCAGTGGgagacgtggaacaaagggccttagctTCTTCACTGGTTgaaccctttttctggaaacgatatgtcgatgatgttatttctgcggtataCGGAAATGAAGTGGAGCACCTCctatcgcatttgaattcagtaaagccgtcgatccaattcactCTTGAGcgtgaaaaagataaaaattttcccTCTCTCGATctaaatgtgtccagaggggttgagggtaatttagagacaagtgtctaccgtaaacctacccacacagacaaatacctcgctttctattctcaccaccctatttgccataaaacgTCTGTAGTCAAACCTTTcctcaggagggctgactgtctaccatcttcactcgattcgagggctgaggagaggaaatatatttttaatgtcctaaaggcaaatggctataaaaaaacctttctccgtaactgccaaaaaccagttgCAACTAGTAACacttctaatgaaagagaaccagcgactggttttgttgttattccttacattcagagTGTTACGGAATCcgtcaagagaattttgaatagccacaacgttaaagttgctccaaaaccttttcaaactttggGGCGTATTTTCGctaaacctaaggatcctgtcacgaaagaactACGCACCGaggccatttattctattccttgcaatgactgtgacaacgaatacagcggacagaccaaacgtcagtttagTACACGTTTAaatgagcatcaaaaagcggttttcttttgcagaaaagaaaattcagctttatcggagcacacatgcctaactaaccatacaattgggtgggataattctaaaattatcaccactaatcggcgttaccaccagcgccttagtttggaggcttggcaaattaactccgcccacgctcctttaaatcgtgacgatggcggcttgcttcctgacgcctatttacacctcgtcagaaaaaaggcagctaattagtgatcatataaaaggacctcttgttgcagcgtttagatcacccctgatgaaggcactagacaggagtgtcgaaacgttgagtctatgaattgtaacttcttcggttacattcattaaatctgtaaaccagagtaacatcaaaccatgtcttatctttttttgtcttttaagtCTACAAGCAATCCTTATTAATTCATGAATACTGTACTAGAACCGAAGTGCATAAAGTTaggatttcttttcttgataagtacatAATTATAGAGTGTGGTGAAAGTACATCATTGATGATCATTGAACCAtgattgtgttttttctttttatgcacAGTTTGTTTACATATATGGAAAATTTGTAGTTGTAATAAACGACTGTTctcaaacaacaaattaatttgctcatttgtttattttttgtacagTTCTCTGCCTCAGTAGAGTTGGATATCTGTAATGTTCATGTAAACCGGAAGTTATCGATACCGGATGTTCGTTGGGAACTATGGGATATATGTAGCAAAAACGATCATGGCGTCCACCGATGTTGTAACACGTCTTCTTACAACTGTTTATTAAATCGTTGTTAATCATTTgcatcttgttttgaaatccaTTCAAAACATCACAGATATCCAGGAGGGATATCTCACCGGCAACCTAAAGTACTCTGAGCAGCAGTGGATTGCAAAAACTTTTTGCATAATATCCTTGTATGGCTGGCAGAATACCAGTTGACGCGGAAACTGAATGGATtagtgaaatttaaaaatctaTTACTTTGCCTATCCTGCTTGTAGTGAAAAGAGACAACTTTGTGGTGCTGAATCTCTAGCCTTGAACTAAAAAGGTGCAGAATAATCGCTCTGACCTTTTAAGTTCATGTCCTTTGTTCTTTTGTGTTTGCCATCACATATGCATTGAATTAAGCTGTGAAAATTTTGTAGGTATGAGTCCAAAAAAATGCTACTTTggtacaaaaataaacagctaTAATTACTGAGCCCATTTGCTTATGAAGTCCACGTACATCGGCTCAAGTATCGGCTCAAGTACCTTGAGGCTGTATCTTATTTTGCCTTCTTTAtgttcgttttttttatttagcatgtcttttaaatttccttttgtcAAACCATTTGATAAATATTGCAAATGGAATAGCGGATTCttttcagatattttgggaGTCTTGCGTCATTTTTCAAGCATTGAATGGGAGACAAATTATTAGCATTGAGCCAAATTTCCATTTCCGTTTGTAGTGTTTTGGCCTATAGTGTTAGAAAAGcatcctatatatatatatatatatatatttatgtatatatatatatatacatataccaTCTGAGTAAACGAAATGAGGGGAGACGGACTAACTAAAAATGGGAGACTAGTAGGCAATTTTTACTGGCTACAGGCACTTTTTGCAATTTGGCTTGTTTTAAATATAGTTGTAAAATTTGTCTTCATTGCATAGCGTAGCTGATGCTGATTCAGCAATCAGAGATTATGTCcagcacaaattttaattgttggcGACCTTCAATACATCGATCTCCTGTCCATAGTAACAGAGCAAAGTGTAATGTGTCACCTTCCACAAGAAAAGAATTCTTGATGCTCATTGGGTTTCTTGgctcatttcatattttcaatgtttcttaTAATCAGTCAAAGGCAATTTTGCCTTTTTGGAGCAAGCTTTGCTTGCAATTGAGCATAGGCAGACCCTTGTCactatttcctttgttttcaatgACTTGGCGAATGCCTTAGGTAGTACTTGCTGAAAGTTCATATTTTGATGATATCTAAAGTAGCAGTATGAGTACATGTATTCTCACATCCACTGGAAGAATACTCAATGCTGCTCTAtggctctttgtttttcagattcacaaatcaaacaagatcTATATTCTTGTACAGGAACTGGACCATTTGTTGCCTCTatgttattttgatattttctgtgCTTTAAATCAGTCTTGATCATAAGCTGCCTTACGTTATCACTTTGCAAAGTCATTGAAAAGGGAAGCTTTACTCACAAGTGTCTCTTGGGTGTAATTTCTAGCAATGCTTACACTGTTTAGAAGTATACTGGTTTAGGGAAGATatctattttagaaaatggttgaattaatgttaaatatgtatgtatgttgttcttttctttcacaTGATGTTCCAATtttgtaatttagtgttaaccactgagttgaaaaggtaaatttgccaccgtaaagagttgaaGGGCCGATGTTTCGAGCGTTGACCCTTCGTCTGACGAAGGACGACCTTTGGCTCCCTGGAAATTACGACTCGATTCAAACTTCAGATCCCACGGAACGAATAATTGGGAATCCGTCCTGACGTAAACGTGAAATACCTCTCAAAATTATGAGCCAAAGTTGAACATCGACAACCAGGAGGTACATGTAAGAAGCTTGAGTGATACTTTAGAAccaaatttgatttaaataGACTATTCAGAGGAGAGGTTTGCTCGATTACTACAGTCCGTTCATTTTCTTCACCGGACACTGCTCCGCATCACAGATGACCGCGactgcaaaacaacaacttagTATATATATTTTCGAGACGAAGGCAAAGCAAGCTGAATGGTGTCGTCGACGAAATCAGGACGGGGGGAGAACACGAATCTAGGCTTCATTTGCGCATGCCATGTTTTGCAAATATATTTTCGATAGCCGTCCTAGCTCATTCCGTCTTGGGATCTtaagttttcaatttatttacaagtaGGCTAAATGTGTTTGccttttgcttgtttgttgtAAACGTTTTAGTCATGGAGGTATTTTTTagtaaatttaaagtaaaagcgACTAGAACCATATTATCTacatttttgcaaaaataacCATCATTCACAAAAACTAGCATTGTTGGCATACTGCGAATGTTAGAAAAATTCccaaggaaatttgtttttggctaaaacaaaaaaattacaaaaaatccACAGACTTCTCGTTCGCGATGTTGCTATACTTGTCGCAGGTTAACACACAAGGCTCCTCCATATTTACATAAAGATGATTACGAGCTTTATAACAGATTCAGCCGATTTCAACCGTGAAACcaagtgtttctccccacttcttgcGTGCTCTAGcagcttcctaagtgctttacaacagaacagagcacagtcaaggcttctctatttgttttataatagagaatccgttaaattccccgcgcattactttcaattttcaaaataacaacaataacagtgtcgtcagcatgctctattcTCTCATAAAGCACGTCACAATAAGCCGATTCGAATTCCTGTTAGAATgtttcaaataatctgattggctgtacaagactaaagctgtcaaaaatgtcaaaccatcaaagttcaaaaaccatcaaagttcatattctgcaatagcttacaaactaaaatagttcggcatgtcgaatttaacacttttgcctgaagttttttagtttctaatacagaatctgaaagtgaaatgttcagtgaaactcggcccaatcgtggctcacaaaaatacgcaagttatttcacatgacaagtagaaaacaaactgctcaagacGAGTGTTTTATGgatgaacgacagccgaattccGCATAGACCTCAGTATGATCGCAGTCGCTgtgacaccatcatgatcagaatgaattttaacagtgatgccaggttatatttttcatcattcccttttttgttcttgaacccgaaactttatatactaaaCAAGTCTcagctgtatttgatttttattaccgcaCGTAAACTTGCAATTAAACTGAACGTGAAAAACTTtcggactgtccattttgttttatctttgaggatttttgtctctgctcacgttacagtaacgaAAATTACTGCatctggcatttttgcaaatctttgctcgcttgttccgaaatttcactttcaattaacgaaagaaaagctagaaagaagtcccggaaaaggtcggacatattacaatttggcagatagcgtgacagctttagctcagttctatgctctatactctcatagagcacggtattttaaccaatgacagcacgcgttatgtccgaactttattataaattcttCCAAAACTACTACTGATACGAGACATTAACAATCATGTGAAAATTGCAGATAAGATTGAAGTAAACATGTTATTTCATCGGGTAGCTACCTTTCACGAGGTGGCTTTTAAACATCTCACCGGAAACGGATAGAAATTAATGACGAACCAAAATAGGTGTACGTGCAGCACATAGCAGGTGCGAGAATAGAGACGACATGTCGGTCGCAAATTAGATTTGTAACACAGTAATACAGAAATAGATAAGTCAATGATGACTctcttgaaattttgaattttctccCGCCGTCCCTTTTGTATTACATGGCACCCGCGAGAAAGCTTACAAGGCAAATATCGACGTTTGCTTTTTCTGTTTATGATTTATTGcttgctttgttttatttgttagcTTTGTTCTTTAAGCAGTCAACCAATTTTTTCTCCCACGCTTCCTTTTCGACGGATTTCGAATAGTCTATGTAACTCCTCTCTTGCAGTTCGATGGGAAGTTTCCTTTTATCAACTTCATCAAGTTTGATGACAACTAGGCTGTCATCCCTCTTTTCCATAAGTCGATGAAGGGCGAAATCCAGTTCTGATCCACAATAATTACTATCAAAAAAGTGAGTAGAGACAATAGCAAGGGTTTTTCTACACTTGTAAACACTTTCCACCACATTGTCCCTAAAAAGGACTCCTGGTGTGAAATTCCTGTAATGTATGCAGCACTTCAAGCCATGCTTTTTCTCCAGAGTTGGGATGAGAGTGTTTACCACCCAATCCGAGTCTTGTGAGCTGAATATAACGAATGCATCGTACTCAaattttaaatctgaaaaatcaaagaagtacGTATAGTTGATCACAGATGATACGAGTCCCAGTATAGCAGTTTTCTAATCTTACAAGAGCTATATATCCTAATTTCATGAAAGAGATGTGTCTACTGAATGCcatcagtaatagatcacagacaACGTCAAAATGTAGCTAGAGCTTAAAATGATACGCGAGTATAACGAGGCGCATCCGTATGTTGGATTGAATTCAAGTGAATTTTGAGGGGAAAAAACTAACCTGGCATCGATGGTGTAAGATCGGTTTGCGATCGTCGGCAATAACGCAGTGTTACTATTATGCTTGCCGAAAAGGCAATGGCCAAAACTACTCCAACAATGATAGTGTTCCTCTTTttgttacctgaaaaaaaaaatcaaataaaagaggAAAGGCGTATTGTCATAATCTTTGCTTCCGACAACccattttaatttgataataaaaggTTTTTTGTCATCACCAAGATTTTTCCAGCACTCTTATTTTCGAGAAATTCCTCTTCTGTCTACGTTGACCTCTACAAGCATAATTTATTAACCCCTTAAATAGGTTTTTCCTTCAAGGCCTTCTTTGGACATCCTTCCAGCAATTGACGAAGATATTTTGCAGACATATTTCGATAAGTTATCAAATAGTAAAGGTGATTTTGCGTCAAAAGGGTTAAATATCTAAACTTTGCAAGAATTTTTACTTAATACAGGAAAGAAAAGTTAACCTGATCGTCTTATAAGTAGTTGTCAATAACTATCGCAGAAAATCGTATCTTCTATGCATTGTTTGTGGAAACATGAATtaatcaaaatgcaaaaaatatgCAATGAATATATAAAACATAtctattttccaaaattgtaaATAGAAGCTGAatatgaaattaggagatcctcgcagctaagaacactactgaaacgagtagttgtaaataggacctgaaaaaaattcaggcccgtacgggatttgaacccatgacctctgcgataccggtgcagcgctctaccaattgagctaacaagccaactgggagctggtcaatgaaatgggtccaaataaacatccaagtgttcttagctgcgaggatctcctaatttcatctctccaccgcagtgcaaatatatgaattttcatatatctaaaatcttcattcacttagAAGCTGAATACTtaagaaaaaatactttgtGTCCTAATTTTAACTAATTCGCTCTACTATTAGGTCAGTTGTAAAGTCTGTTGACCCCTTCAAGAAATTTAACAGTACGTTGTCATCCAATACTTATTAAGAATTATGTGCCTCTGcagaaataaattttcctttttccagtcGGAAAGTAGGCATGTGAAAACTTAGATTCATTTCTACTGTTTTGGTGTCTCAAAATTGAAGTATGCAATCTTTTAAAAGCAAACCTGGTGGAGCCTTTGTTGCGACACCtacaaaggataaaaaaaatatcaataaatattctttcaaaATTACAAAGTTATAGCAAGTGCAACATGACCCACAACAACAATACTACTaaaactactactactattaataataataaacgtaatactaataacaataataacaataataataacaataataataataacaataataatagttcCAGTTGGAAAGTACGCAGATGAAAATTTAGATTCATCTCTACAGTTTTGGTGTCTCAAAATTGAGGTATgcaatcttttaaaataaacctGGTGTTGACATTGTTGTTGTCGCTATCGAAATTGTCATAATCTTCGCTTCCGACAACCCATTTTAATTTGATAGTAAAAGGTTTTTTGTCATCACCAAGATTTTTCCAGCACTCTTGTTTTCGAGAAATTCTTCATTTGTCTACGTTGACCTCTACAAGCATAATTTATTAACCCCTTAAATAGGTTTTTCCTTAAAGGCCTTCTTCGGACATCCTTCCAGCAATTGAAGAAGATATTTTGCAGACATATTTCGATGAATTATCAAATAGTAAAGGTGATTTAGCGTCAAAAGggttaaatgtttaaaatttgcaaGAATTTCACTTAATACAGGAAAGAAAAGTTAACCTGATCGTCTTATAAGTAGTTGTCAATAACTATCGTAGAAAGTCGTATTTTCTATTTATTGTTTGTGGAAACATGAATtaatcaaaatgcaaaaaatatgCAATGAATATATAAAACATATCTATTTGCCAAAATTGTAAATAGAAGC is a window encoding:
- the LOC136280285 gene encoding uncharacterized protein, which encodes MRDKTLNACEELLSFDFVSLFTKIPVDLAVKVAKERLQEDASLRQRTSLPVEDIIHLLSFCLKTTQFAYNGTYYQQVFGTAMGSPISAVIPNMAVGDVEQRALASSLVEPFFWKRYVDDVISAVYGNEVEHLLSHLNSVKPSIQFTLEREKDKNFPSLDLNVSRGVEGNLETSVYRKPTHTDKYLAFYSHHPICHKTSVVKPFLRRADCLPSSLDSRAEERKYIFNVLKANGYKKTFLRNCQKPVATSNTSNEREPATGFVVIPYIQSVTESVKRILNSHNVKVAPKPFQTLGRIFAKPKDPVTKELRTEAIYSIPCNDCDNEYSGQTKLLCLSRVGYL
- the LOC131796367 gene encoding toll-like receptor 6 isoform X2, with amino-acid sequence MAALVTLLPYPTGYGFSTPDCDVSHGKICRFDVITKAPSTIKTTTTTASTTTASTTTTISTPGVAKKAPPGVATKAPPGNKKRNTIIVGVVLAIAFSASIIVTLRYCRRSQTDLTPSMPDLKFEYDAFVIFSSQDSDWVVNTLIPTLEKKHGLKCCIHYRNFTPGVLFRDNVVESVYKCRKTLAIVSTHFFDSNYCGSELDFALHRLMEKRDDSLVVIKLDEVDKRKLPIELQERSYIDYSKSVEKEAWEKKLVDCLKNKANK
- the LOC131796367 gene encoding toll-like receptor 6 isoform X1 produces the protein MAALVTLLPYPTGYGFSTPDCDVSHGKICRFDVITKAPSTIKTTTTTASTTTASTTTASTTTASTTTTISTPGVAKKAPPGVATKAPPGNKKRNTIIVGVVLAIAFSASIIVTLRYCRRSQTDLTPSMPDLKFEYDAFVIFSSQDSDWVVNTLIPTLEKKHGLKCCIHYRNFTPGVLFRDNVVESVYKCRKTLAIVSTHFFDSNYCGSELDFALHRLMEKRDDSLVVIKLDEVDKRKLPIELQERSYIDYSKSVEKEAWEKKLVDCLKNKANK